One genomic segment of Devosia sp. includes these proteins:
- a CDS encoding putative quinol monooxygenase, producing MYGLIGKILAAPGRRDDLLAIMLDGAVPMEGCRSYIIARDPASEDGIWITEVWDSKELHAASLQIPAVRETISKAKPIIAGFGERFETEPMGGQGL from the coding sequence ATGTATGGATTGATCGGCAAGATATTGGCCGCACCGGGGCGGCGGGATGATCTGCTCGCCATCATGCTGGACGGGGCCGTGCCGATGGAAGGCTGCCGGTCCTACATCATCGCCCGTGACCCGGCGAGCGAGGATGGCATCTGGATCACTGAAGTCTGGGACAGCAAGGAGCTACACGCCGCATCATTGCAAATCCCGGCAGTGCGCGAAACCATCTCCAAGGCGAAGCCGATTATCGCCGGATTTGGCGAAAGGTTCGAAACCGAGCCCATGGGCGGGCAGGGACTGTAA
- a CDS encoding 50S ribosomal protein L11 methyltransferase — protein MSVDQLSVSLTKEQAYALVDAVSERDDLALTASAHEIEDTGEWVFEATCDSPPDLESFSELARQVLGGDVTFSVEAIDPEVNWVAKSLEGLAPVIAGGFYVYGGHSTGPVPEGLTPMRIEAAQAFGTGHHETTTGCLEAIEMVIRKRTPYRMIDVGTGTGVLAIALAKRVDAKILATDIDPIAVTTTIENARDNGVGEQIDAVEATGLDHAEIVARAPYDLVVANILAGPLTELAPGMGGMTQTGGIAILSGILNTQADGVIAAYREAGFTLEDHLKRKDWTTLVLKKG, from the coding sequence ATGTCAGTAGATCAGCTTTCCGTGTCGCTCACCAAGGAGCAGGCCTATGCGCTGGTCGATGCCGTGTCCGAACGCGACGACCTCGCGCTGACGGCCTCGGCGCACGAGATCGAGGACACCGGCGAATGGGTGTTCGAGGCGACCTGCGACAGCCCGCCCGATCTTGAATCATTTTCTGAGCTTGCCCGGCAAGTGCTTGGTGGCGACGTGACTTTTTCGGTCGAGGCTATCGACCCGGAAGTCAATTGGGTGGCCAAATCACTCGAAGGCCTGGCCCCGGTGATCGCCGGTGGCTTTTATGTCTATGGTGGCCATTCGACCGGGCCTGTGCCCGAAGGGCTGACGCCGATGCGCATCGAGGCCGCACAGGCCTTTGGCACCGGCCACCACGAGACCACCACCGGGTGCCTCGAAGCCATCGAAATGGTAATCCGCAAGCGCACCCCCTATCGCATGATCGACGTGGGCACCGGCACCGGTGTGCTCGCCATTGCGCTGGCCAAGCGGGTCGACGCCAAGATCCTGGCTACCGACATCGACCCGATTGCGGTGACGACGACCATCGAGAACGCGCGGGACAATGGGGTCGGCGAGCAGATCGACGCGGTGGAGGCCACCGGCCTCGATCATGCGGAAATCGTCGCTCGCGCGCCCTATGACCTGGTGGTCGCCAATATTCTGGCGGGACCGCTGACCGAACTGGCGCCCGGCATGGGCGGCATGACCCAGACGGGCGGCATCGCGATTCTGTCCGGCATTTTGAACACCCAGGCCGATGGCGTCATCGCCGCCTATCGCGAAGCCGGGTTCACGCTGGAGGATCACCTCAAGCGCAAGGACTGGACGACGCTGGTGCTGAAGAAGGGTTAG
- a CDS encoding AsmA family protein, with amino-acid sequence MLNRIYIVVGVLAILVLTAAFLVPRFVQWNDYRDRMETLATSVLGADVTINGAIEFSLLPQPQLRFSDVIVGSTEAPAATVAEVEAQFSLLEFLRDIYNVTALTLHQPVVNLVIDENGLVGSAVDFNGAGSGLALGQARIENGSVRLEDLRAEQTWSLGDIDGDLRLSSFTGPFQFQGGLVYDGSRYDLRYNSGALDSADSTRVSIYLRETAGRHATTAEGLLTLGAAPRFEGNLVYRQTPPVAETADGISGDMVLESSVTVSTDRVVFNGYTLHPDENRAGMRLTGAASIQLGERRDFDAVVSGGVFSLPPRAATETPSELPYEIVRMLSEIPAPPIPPLPGRLGIDLAEVGLRGFALRNVRLDATTDGSAWTIEQGVADLPGETELRLSGTVSNDEGVVGYSGQVSASSARLDALAQLWRRASEDNPLFNMPGSASARVLLANGALGFGDGVFNLDGKRHRFDLRLGYGDEARLDATLNLSEADAPHMAALRALLPSVIGGGSFGASFPNGSFSLTADSADILGLAAADLVAEGQWSPDMLRLSRLATSGWGGVTLDTGLRFVGDPAAPRITASGQVAVDTADSEGLALLQEMAGVPFVWQEALARAFPADLQFILTDQTGGEGQVLTLAGETGSASLDFRAEMASGLLGLATGDLKLIASLEDEDAAALSAQLGLGPVPVMAGDGNMIASLFLEGGADDGFDGRVSVSQGEQSLSFFGRLDVAGNGLVSGDGTIDVLLGAGHGLLRLAGVGGADLGALDGSAAMAFDGTRSLELTTISGVSGEVPFTGDLSMQLLGGVPAFEGNLSADSVDVVALASALLGNEALIGTGASVFPEGPLADDLESNGSRGTVSFTAGAMTMGGSAVGGATDFRYVWDRQKLGVEGLSVATGETGSLVLDMARCCAGPLPERTVSGRLALSGVDLSALPAPLTSNGLGGRVDMGLQFEGTGASLADVVRRLAGEGNLAIADMTVSGLTPQVYPAIAGFGDLLDMDDTTLETLIGLALSQGAFEAEQAQGTFTIAQGIMRMANFIVEGDGGRLSGNLNLSLPTLGLDGSFVLTPFGFTDPTGLVEPDGARIIARLAGTVLAPLVTLDLAEIVASIQVRANELEVDRLEALRLAEEARQRAAAKERNRLVEEQLRQAEEAARLRAEEEARRLEEEQLLNPQPLPEEEVVNQPLTPLDLGFQPGVNQPIGDPVNQPLQLFP; translated from the coding sequence GTGCTCAATCGCATCTATATCGTTGTTGGCGTGCTCGCCATCCTGGTCCTGACGGCGGCCTTCCTCGTTCCGCGCTTCGTGCAGTGGAACGATTATCGCGACCGTATGGAGACGCTGGCGACCAGTGTCCTGGGCGCGGATGTGACCATCAACGGCGCCATCGAGTTTTCCCTGCTGCCGCAGCCGCAATTGCGGTTCAGCGATGTCATCGTCGGCAGCACCGAGGCGCCCGCGGCGACCGTTGCAGAAGTTGAGGCGCAGTTCTCGTTGCTCGAATTTCTGCGCGACATTTACAATGTCACCGCGCTCACCCTTCACCAGCCCGTGGTCAATCTCGTCATCGACGAGAACGGGCTTGTCGGCAGCGCCGTGGATTTCAATGGCGCCGGTTCCGGCCTGGCCCTGGGGCAGGCGCGCATCGAGAATGGCTCTGTGCGCCTCGAGGATTTGCGCGCCGAGCAGACCTGGTCGCTCGGCGATATCGATGGCGATTTGCGGCTCTCGAGTTTCACCGGCCCGTTCCAGTTCCAGGGCGGGCTCGTCTATGACGGGTCGCGCTATGATCTGCGCTACAATTCCGGCGCGCTGGACAGCGCCGACAGCACCCGCGTGTCCATCTATCTACGCGAAACCGCCGGGCGCCATGCCACCACCGCCGAGGGTCTTCTGACGCTTGGCGCTGCCCCGCGCTTCGAGGGCAATCTGGTCTATCGTCAGACCCCGCCGGTTGCCGAAACCGCTGACGGCATCAGCGGCGACATGGTGCTCGAATCGAGTGTCACTGTGTCCACTGACCGGGTTGTCTTCAACGGCTATACCCTGCATCCGGACGAGAACCGGGCCGGTATGCGGTTGACCGGCGCGGCCTCGATCCAGTTGGGCGAACGGCGCGATTTCGATGCGGTCGTGTCCGGCGGTGTCTTCTCGCTGCCGCCACGTGCGGCCACCGAGACACCGTCCGAATTGCCCTATGAAATCGTGCGGATGTTGTCCGAAATTCCCGCGCCGCCCATCCCGCCGCTGCCCGGGCGCCTGGGTATCGATCTGGCCGAGGTCGGACTGCGTGGCTTTGCCCTGCGCAATGTGCGGCTCGATGCCACCACCGATGGCTCGGCCTGGACCATCGAACAGGGCGTCGCCGATCTGCCCGGCGAAACCGAACTGCGCCTGTCGGGTACGGTCTCCAATGACGAAGGCGTGGTGGGTTATTCCGGGCAGGTGAGCGCCAGTTCGGCCCGCCTTGATGCCCTCGCCCAATTGTGGCGCCGCGCCAGCGAGGACAATCCGCTGTTCAACATGCCGGGTTCGGCCAGTGCCCGGGTTCTGCTGGCCAATGGCGCGCTCGGCTTTGGTGACGGCGTTTTCAACCTCGATGGCAAGCGTCATCGCTTCGATCTGCGCCTTGGCTATGGCGACGAAGCGCGGCTCGACGCGACCCTCAATCTGTCCGAGGCCGACGCGCCCCATATGGCGGCGCTCCGCGCTCTGCTCCCATCCGTTATCGGCGGGGGCAGTTTCGGCGCCAGCTTCCCCAATGGCAGCTTTTCGCTCACCGCCGACAGTGCCGATATTCTGGGTCTTGCTGCGGCTGATCTGGTGGCTGAAGGGCAATGGTCCCCGGACATGCTTCGCCTGTCGCGCCTCGCCACCAGCGGCTGGGGCGGTGTCACCCTCGACACCGGTCTGCGATTCGTCGGCGATCCGGCCGCGCCCCGCATTACCGCATCCGGGCAGGTCGCCGTGGATACTGCAGATTCAGAGGGCCTGGCGCTGCTCCAGGAAATGGCAGGAGTGCCGTTCGTGTGGCAGGAGGCCCTGGCCCGTGCCTTTCCAGCCGATTTGCAGTTCATCCTCACCGACCAGACCGGCGGGGAGGGGCAGGTGCTGACCCTGGCCGGCGAGACCGGCTCGGCTTCCCTGGATTTCCGAGCCGAAATGGCGAGCGGCCTGCTCGGGCTGGCCACCGGCGATCTCAAGCTGATTGCCTCGCTCGAAGATGAAGATGCGGCCGCGCTGTCGGCGCAGTTGGGACTGGGCCCGGTGCCCGTCATGGCTGGAGACGGCAACATGATTGCCAGCCTCTTCCTCGAGGGCGGTGCAGACGATGGTTTTGATGGCCGCGTGTCGGTCAGCCAGGGCGAGCAGTCGCTGAGTTTCTTCGGCCGGCTCGACGTGGCCGGCAATGGCCTTGTCAGCGGCGACGGCACGATCGATGTGCTGCTTGGTGCCGGCCATGGGCTGCTGCGCCTGGCCGGGGTAGGGGGCGCCGATCTTGGCGCGCTCGACGGCAGCGCCGCCATGGCCTTCGATGGCACGAGATCGCTCGAATTGACGACGATTTCCGGCGTGTCGGGAGAGGTGCCGTTCACCGGCGATCTCTCCATGCAGTTGCTCGGCGGCGTGCCTGCCTTCGAGGGCAATCTGAGCGCGGACAGTGTCGACGTCGTTGCGCTCGCTTCGGCCCTTTTGGGCAATGAAGCGTTGATCGGGACCGGCGCAAGCGTTTTCCCCGAAGGCCCGCTCGCCGACGATCTGGAGAGCAATGGCTCGCGCGGCACTGTCTCGTTTACTGCCGGGGCAATGACAATGGGGGGCTCGGCCGTCGGCGGGGCCACGGATTTCCGCTATGTCTGGGACCGGCAGAAACTGGGCGTCGAAGGCCTTTCCGTCGCCACAGGCGAGACGGGAAGCCTGGTGCTGGACATGGCCAGGTGCTGCGCCGGCCCTTTGCCGGAACGCACCGTGTCGGGCCGCCTCGCACTGTCCGGGGTCGATCTGTCGGCTCTCCCGGCGCCGCTGACCAGCAATGGGCTGGGCGGCCGCGTCGACATGGGCCTGCAATTTGAAGGCACCGGCGCCAGCCTCGCCGATGTCGTCCGGCGCCTCGCGGGCGAGGGGAACCTCGCTATCGCTGACATGACCGTGTCAGGCCTGACGCCGCAAGTCTATCCGGCCATTGCCGGTTTCGGCGACCTGCTCGACATGGATGACACGACGCTGGAAACCCTGATCGGGTTGGCCCTCTCCCAGGGCGCGTTCGAGGCCGAGCAGGCGCAGGGCACGTTCACCATTGCCCAGGGCATCATGCGCATGGCCAATTTCATCGTCGAGGGCGATGGCGGGCGCCTGTCCGGCAATCTCAACCTCAGCCTTCCCACGCTGGGGCTGGACGGCAGCTTTGTCCTGACGCCTTTCGGCTTTACCGACCCAACGGGCCTGGTCGAGCCCGATGGCGCGCGGATCATTGCCCGCCTGGCCGGTACGGTCCTGGCGCCCTTGGTCACGCTCGACCTGGCCGAAATCGTCGCATCCATCCAGGTGCGGGCCAATGAACTGGAAGTGGACAGGCTCGAAGCTCTGCGTCTTGCGGAAGAAGCGCGCCAGCGCGCCGCCGCTAAAGAGCGCAACCGGCTGGTCGAGGAGCAATTGCGTCAGGCCGAGGAGGCCGCCCGTCTCCGCGCCGAGGAAGAGGCGCGCCGGCTTGAGGAGGAGCAGTTGCTCAATCCCCAGCCCCTGCCCGAGGAGGAGGTCGTCAATCAGCCTTTGACCCCCCTGGATCTCGGCTTCCAGCCCGGCGTCAACCAGCCGATCGGCGACCCCGTCAATCAACCGCTGCAACTCTTTCCCTGA
- a CDS encoding UvrD-helicase domain-containing protein has product MADPAPLPRPQAGPITSQLRQREPDYLAGLNPEQREAVRSIEGPLLVLAGAGTGKTRVLTTRIAHILNERKAWGSQILAVTFTNKAASEMKKRIHELVPSLDGLPWMGTFHSISARILRQHAELVDLKPSFTILDTDDQIRLIKQLLAAENIDEKRWPARQFAGMLDAWKNRGLLPKDVPAADSGFFANGKGGKLYHDYQARLKVLNAADFGDLLLECIRLFRENPEVLAEFHRKFKYMLVDEYQDSNTAQYLWLRLLAQGKPAPEANICVVGDDDQSIYGWRGAEVDNILRFESDFPGAKVIKLERNYRSTANILKAASTIIAFNEGRLGKTLFTDIAEAGEPISFTQVYDSEEEARTIGEEVEQFQRQGDALNSMAILVRASFQMRELEERFITLGLNYRVVGGPRFYERKEIRDALAYLRLVAQPADDLAFERIINVPKRGLGDSTVNMLTATARHQQVPLLSATRMMVETEDLKPKQRSTLRALIGQFDDWAYRAESLPPYQLVEQILEESGYMDMLAADKSVESQGRKENLKELSRAMEEFETLGGFLEHISLVMDRDNADASDAVTIMTLHSAKGLEFNTVFLPGWEDGTFPSQRSMDESGRAGLEEERRLAYVGITRGRKRVRISAAQNRRIHGLWQSAIPSRFIDELPPDAVEVTDRGSAYGGYGYGGGASSRFNKADPFESVYETPGWQRARANQASRKGGGPLTIEGELVARSVDLGGQSSGYALGDRVFHLKFGYGEVMSIEGNKLTIDFEKAGTKKVLESFVKKG; this is encoded by the coding sequence ATGGCCGACCCTGCTCCCCTGCCCCGCCCCCAAGCCGGGCCGATCACCAGCCAGCTCCGGCAACGCGAGCCGGACTATCTTGCCGGTCTCAATCCCGAGCAGCGTGAAGCCGTGCGCTCGATTGAGGGGCCGCTTCTGGTGCTGGCGGGCGCGGGCACCGGCAAGACGCGCGTGTTGACCACGCGCATCGCCCATATCCTCAACGAACGCAAAGCCTGGGGCAGCCAGATTCTCGCCGTGACCTTTACCAACAAGGCCGCCAGCGAGATGAAGAAGCGCATCCACGAACTGGTGCCCAGCCTCGACGGCCTGCCCTGGATGGGCACGTTTCACTCGATCTCCGCCCGCATCCTGCGCCAGCACGCAGAACTGGTGGATTTGAAGCCAAGCTTCACCATTCTCGACACCGACGACCAGATCCGCCTGATCAAGCAGCTTCTGGCAGCCGAGAATATCGACGAAAAGCGCTGGCCGGCGCGGCAATTCGCCGGGATGCTGGATGCCTGGAAGAACCGCGGCCTCCTGCCCAAGGACGTGCCGGCGGCCGATAGCGGCTTTTTCGCCAATGGCAAGGGCGGCAAGCTCTATCACGACTATCAGGCGCGCCTGAAAGTGCTGAACGCCGCCGATTTCGGCGACCTGCTGCTCGAATGTATCCGGCTCTTCCGCGAGAACCCGGAAGTGCTGGCCGAGTTTCATCGCAAGTTCAAATACATGCTGGTCGACGAATACCAGGACAGCAACACCGCCCAGTATCTGTGGCTGCGCCTGCTCGCCCAGGGAAAGCCGGCGCCGGAGGCCAATATCTGCGTCGTCGGCGACGACGACCAGTCGATCTATGGCTGGCGCGGCGCCGAGGTGGATAACATCCTGCGGTTCGAGAGCGATTTTCCCGGCGCCAAGGTGATCAAGCTCGAACGCAACTACCGTTCGACCGCCAATATATTGAAGGCCGCCTCGACGATCATCGCCTTCAACGAGGGGCGGCTGGGCAAGACGCTGTTCACCGACATTGCCGAGGCCGGCGAGCCGATCTCGTTCACGCAGGTCTATGACAGCGAAGAGGAAGCCCGCACCATCGGCGAGGAAGTCGAGCAGTTTCAGCGCCAGGGCGACGCGCTCAATTCCATGGCCATCCTGGTGCGCGCCTCGTTCCAGATGCGCGAGCTTGAAGAGCGCTTCATCACCCTTGGTCTCAATTATCGCGTCGTCGGCGGCCCGCGCTTTTATGAGCGCAAGGAAATCCGTGACGCGCTGGCCTATCTGCGGCTGGTGGCCCAGCCGGCCGACGACCTGGCCTTCGAGCGCATCATCAACGTGCCCAAGCGGGGGCTGGGCGACTCGACGGTCAACATGCTGACGGCGACGGCCCGGCACCAGCAGGTGCCGCTTTTGAGCGCCACCCGCATGATGGTGGAAACCGAGGACCTCAAACCCAAGCAGCGCAGCACGCTGCGGGCCCTGATCGGCCAGTTCGACGACTGGGCCTATCGCGCCGAGAGCCTGCCGCCCTATCAGCTGGTCGAGCAGATCCTCGAGGAAAGCGGCTATATGGACATGCTGGCGGCCGACAAATCCGTCGAGTCCCAGGGGCGCAAGGAAAACCTCAAGGAACTGAGCCGCGCCATGGAAGAGTTCGAAACCCTGGGCGGTTTCCTCGAACACATTTCGCTGGTCATGGATCGGGACAATGCCGATGCCAGCGACGCTGTCACCATCATGACGCTGCATTCGGCCAAGGGGCTGGAATTCAACACGGTCTTCCTGCCCGGCTGGGAAGACGGGACGTTCCCGAGCCAGCGATCCATGGACGAGAGCGGGCGGGCCGGGCTCGAGGAGGAGCGGCGGCTGGCCTATGTCGGGATCACGCGCGGGCGCAAGCGCGTGCGGATTTCCGCCGCGCAGAACCGGCGCATCCATGGCCTGTGGCAATCGGCCATTCCCAGCCGCTTCATCGACGAATTGCCGCCAGACGCCGTGGAAGTCACCGACCGCGGCTCGGCCTATGGCGGCTATGGCTATGGCGGCGGCGCGTCCAGCCGCTTCAACAAGGCCGACCCGTTCGAAAGCGTCTATGAAACGCCGGGCTGGCAGCGCGCCCGCGCCAACCAGGCCAGCCGCAAGGGCGGCGGGCCGCTGACCATCGAGGGGGAACTGGTCGCCCGTTCCGTCGATCTCGGCGGCCAATCGAGCGGTTACGCGCTCGGCGACCGGGTTTTTCACCTCAAATTCGGCTATGGCGAAGTGATGAGCATCGAGGGCAACAAGCTGACCATCGACTTCGAGAAAGCGGGCACCAAGAAGGTGCTGGAGAGCTTTGTGAAGAAGGGGTGA
- a CDS encoding aminopeptidase P family protein, giving the protein MTKTAFEPAKFQSFDEKSDPGQVAPRLKSLRSAMRSAQVDAFLIPRADAHRGESVPASEARLAYVTGFTGSAGLAVIGTGSAGLFIDSRYTLQAPAQTDTTLITVHEVNQGGISPDVKLYVPKGGRLAYDPWLHTPGEVRDLTDKLAGHAEVVPHANLVDAIWTDRPAAPVSPIEFLGHNRSGRTTEDKIGYLRDVLDAEDADAVVFTLPESICWLFNMRGRDVPNTPFVLGFAIVPKTGLPTLFLDDAKITPDLKRALDGLAEIAPGSTLASALEALGGKGQAVIVDPQSAPAAIAETLRGKGARVIEKRDPVLGPKSRKNAVELAGMREAHKLDGVALAKFLHWFDGAAPGGELTEIGIVTALESFRREEDSCVDASFDTISGAGPNGAIVHYRVTSKTDRKLHAGELMLVDSGAQYLSGTTDITRTLYTGAASAEQKDRYTRVLKGMIAISTARFPLGTTGAQIDALARQFLWQAGVTYNHGTGHGVGAFLGVHEGPVGIAPRYTVPLEAGNVLSNEPGYYKTGEYGIRIENLIVVREAEGFPGYLDFETLTLAPIDTRLIERSLMTQAEIDWLNEFHARVWTEVGPLVSGEVKAWLQQATAAL; this is encoded by the coding sequence ATGACCAAAACAGCCTTTGAACCCGCCAAATTCCAGAGCTTTGACGAAAAGTCCGACCCCGGCCAGGTCGCGCCACGCCTCAAATCGCTGAGATCTGCCATGCGCTCAGCGCAAGTCGATGCCTTTCTCATTCCGCGTGCCGACGCTCATCGCGGCGAGTCGGTACCGGCCAGCGAAGCGCGCCTGGCCTATGTCACCGGCTTTACCGGCTCGGCCGGCCTGGCCGTGATCGGCACCGGCTCGGCGGGCCTGTTCATCGACAGCCGCTACACCCTGCAGGCGCCGGCGCAGACCGACACCACGCTGATCACCGTGCACGAGGTCAATCAGGGTGGCATCAGCCCGGATGTGAAGCTTTATGTGCCCAAGGGCGGCAGGCTGGCCTATGACCCCTGGCTGCATACGCCCGGCGAGGTGCGCGACCTGACCGACAAGCTGGCGGGTCATGCCGAGGTCGTGCCGCACGCCAATCTCGTCGACGCCATCTGGACCGACCGGCCCGCCGCCCCGGTGAGCCCGATCGAGTTTCTCGGACACAACCGTTCCGGCCGGACCACCGAGGACAAGATCGGCTATCTGCGCGACGTTCTCGATGCCGAGGACGCCGATGCGGTGGTGTTCACCCTGCCCGAATCCATCTGCTGGCTGTTCAACATGCGCGGGCGCGACGTGCCCAATACCCCCTTCGTGCTGGGCTTTGCCATCGTGCCGAAAACGGGCCTGCCGACGCTGTTCCTGGACGACGCCAAGATCACCCCCGACCTGAAGCGCGCGCTCGATGGCCTGGCGGAGATTGCCCCCGGCAGCACGCTGGCTTCGGCACTGGAGGCGCTTGGCGGCAAGGGCCAGGCGGTTATCGTCGATCCGCAATCAGCTCCGGCCGCAATTGCCGAAACCCTGCGCGGCAAAGGCGCTCGCGTCATCGAAAAACGCGACCCGGTGCTGGGGCCCAAATCCCGCAAGAACGCGGTCGAACTGGCCGGGATGCGCGAAGCCCACAAGCTCGACGGCGTGGCACTGGCCAAGTTCCTCCACTGGTTCGACGGCGCAGCGCCAGGGGGCGAACTGACCGAAATCGGCATCGTGACGGCACTGGAATCGTTCCGGCGCGAGGAGGACAGCTGTGTCGACGCCAGTTTCGACACCATTTCCGGCGCGGGGCCGAACGGGGCCATTGTCCATTACCGCGTCACCAGCAAGACCGACCGCAAGCTCCATGCGGGCGAACTCATGCTGGTCGATAGCGGCGCGCAATATCTGTCGGGCACGACGGATATCACCCGGACCCTCTATACCGGCGCCGCGAGCGCCGAGCAGAAGGACCGCTATACCCGCGTGCTCAAGGGCATGATCGCCATTTCGACGGCCCGTTTTCCACTGGGCACAACCGGCGCGCAGATCGACGCGCTGGCCCGGCAGTTTCTCTGGCAGGCGGGCGTGACCTACAATCACGGCACCGGTCACGGCGTCGGCGCGTTCCTGGGTGTCCACGAGGGTCCGGTGGGGATCGCGCCGCGCTACACCGTGCCGCTCGAAGCGGGCAATGTGCTGTCCAATGAACCTGGCTATTACAAGACCGGCGAATATGGCATCCGCATTGAAAACCTGATCGTGGTGCGGGAGGCCGAGGGCTTCCCTGGCTATCTCGATTTCGAAACGCTGACCCTGGCGCCAATCGACACGCGGCTGATTGAGCGGAGCCTGATGACCCAGGCGGAAATTGATTGGCTCAACGAATTCCACGCGCGGGTGTGGACCGAAGTCGGTCCGCTGGTTTCCGGAGAGGTCAAAGCCTGGCTGCAGCAGGCCACGGCCGCACTCTGA